A genomic region of Pseudomonas abietaniphila contains the following coding sequences:
- the mupP gene encoding N-acetylmuramic acid 6-phosphate phosphatase MupP has protein sequence MRLRAVLFDMDGTLLDTAPDFIAICQAMLAERGFAPVDDKLIRDEISGGAKAMVSAAFAMSPNEPQFEALRLEFLERYQKDCAVHSKLFDGMAELLADIEKAKLIWGVVTNKPVRFAQPIMEQLGLSERSAVLICPDHVTKSKPDPEPLLLACKMLDLDPASVLFVGDDLRDIESGRDAGTKTAAVRYGYIHPHDNPDHWGADVVVNHPLELRRVLDNALCGC, from the coding sequence ATGCGCTTGAGAGCAGTTCTTTTCGACATGGACGGCACCCTGCTCGATACCGCTCCGGACTTCATCGCGATCTGTCAGGCCATGCTGGCCGAGCGTGGTTTTGCGCCGGTCGACGACAAACTGATTCGCGATGAAATCTCCGGGGGCGCCAAAGCGATGGTCTCCGCCGCCTTCGCGATGTCGCCGAACGAGCCGCAGTTCGAGGCGCTGCGCCTTGAGTTTCTGGAGCGCTATCAGAAGGACTGCGCGGTCCACAGCAAACTGTTCGACGGCATGGCGGAACTGTTGGCCGATATCGAGAAGGCAAAACTGATCTGGGGCGTGGTCACCAACAAGCCGGTGCGCTTCGCTCAGCCAATCATGGAACAACTGGGGCTGTCGGAGCGTTCGGCGGTGCTGATCTGTCCCGATCACGTGACCAAAAGCAAGCCGGATCCTGAGCCGCTGCTGCTGGCCTGCAAGATGCTGGACCTGGACCCGGCCAGTGTCTTGTTCGTCGGCGACGACCTGCGGGATATCGAATCCGGTCGGGATGCAGGCACCAAGACCGCGGCCGTGCGTTACGGCTACATTCATCCGCACGACAACCCGGATCACTGGGGCGCGGATGTGGTGGTGAATCACCCGCTGGAATTGCGCCGCGTGCTGGATAATGCGCTCTGCGGTTGTTGA
- the ubiG gene encoding bifunctional 2-polyprenyl-6-hydroxyphenol methylase/3-demethylubiquinol 3-O-methyltransferase UbiG, whose product MSNVDHAEIAKFEALAHRWWDRNSEFKPLHDINPLRVNWIDERVSLAGKKVLDVGCGGGILSEAMALRGATVTGIDMGEAPLAVAQLHQLESGVSVEYRQITAEALAEEMPEQFDVVTCLEMLEHVPDPSSVIRACYKMVKPGGQVFFSTINRNPKAYLFAIIGAEYIMNLLPRGTHDFKKFIRPSELGAWSRSAGLEVKDIIGLTYNPLTKHYKLASDVDVNYMIQTLKGA is encoded by the coding sequence ATGAGCAACGTCGACCACGCCGAAATCGCTAAATTCGAAGCCTTGGCCCATCGCTGGTGGGATCGCAACAGCGAGTTCAAACCGCTGCACGACATCAACCCGTTGCGCGTGAACTGGATCGACGAGCGCGTCAGTCTGGCGGGCAAGAAGGTGCTGGACGTCGGATGTGGCGGCGGCATTCTCAGCGAAGCCATGGCGTTGCGCGGCGCGACGGTGACCGGCATCGACATGGGCGAGGCGCCCTTGGCGGTCGCCCAGCTGCATCAGCTCGAGTCAGGAGTCAGCGTTGAATACCGGCAGATCACGGCGGAAGCGCTGGCCGAAGAAATGCCGGAGCAGTTCGACGTTGTGACCTGCCTCGAAATGCTGGAGCACGTGCCCGATCCGTCCTCGGTCATCCGTGCCTGTTACAAGATGGTCAAGCCTGGCGGTCAGGTGTTCTTCTCTACGATCAACCGCAACCCGAAGGCGTACCTGTTCGCCATCATCGGCGCGGAATACATCATGAACCTGCTGCCGCGCGGCACCCATGATTTCAAGAAATTCATCCGCCCCTCCGAGCTGGGCGCCTGGAGCCGCAGTGCAGGCCTTGAGGTCAAGGACATCATTGGTCTGACCTACAACCCGCTGACCAAGCATTACAAGCTGGCCTCCGATGTCGACGTCAACTACATGATCCAGACGCTGAAGGGGGCCTGA
- a CDS encoding TRZ/ATZ family hydrolase, translated as MPDAAAPLDLLLLPDWLVPVEPAGVVLQQHGIGIRDGVIAYIGPKAEALRQHAREVRELPGMLLSPGLINAHGHAAMTLFRGLADDLPLMTWLQDHIWPAEGKWVDEDFVRDGTDIAIAEQLKGGITCFSDMYFFPKVACERVHNSGIRAQITVPVLDFPIPGARNADEALHIGVELFNDLAHHDRIKIAMGPHAPYTVSDENLEKIRVIADELDAMIHMHVHETAFEVHEAVQQRQERPLARLQRLGLLGPRFQAVHMTQISDEDLAMLVESNSSVIHCPESNLKLASGFCPVERLWQAGVNVAVGTDGAASNNDLDLLGETRTAALLAKAVAGSATALDAHRALRMATLNGARAMGIEGITGSLEIGKAADMVAFDLSGLAQQPIYDPVSQLIYASGRDCVSHVWVAGKQLLQDKRLTRMDEEALTRTARAWGNRIAAAD; from the coding sequence ATGCCCGACGCCGCTGCCCCGCTCGACCTCCTGCTTCTGCCGGACTGGCTGGTACCGGTCGAGCCCGCTGGCGTCGTCCTGCAACAGCACGGGATCGGCATTCGCGACGGCGTCATTGCCTACATCGGTCCTAAGGCCGAAGCCCTGCGCCAGCACGCCAGGGAAGTCCGCGAACTGCCCGGCATGCTGCTCAGCCCCGGCCTGATCAACGCCCATGGTCACGCGGCAATGACCCTGTTCCGAGGTCTGGCGGACGACCTGCCATTGATGACCTGGCTGCAGGACCACATCTGGCCAGCCGAGGGCAAATGGGTCGATGAGGACTTCGTTCGCGACGGCACGGATATCGCCATCGCCGAACAGCTCAAGGGCGGCATCACCTGTTTCTCTGACATGTATTTCTTTCCAAAGGTCGCCTGCGAACGGGTCCACAACAGTGGCATTCGGGCACAGATCACGGTCCCGGTGCTGGATTTCCCGATACCCGGTGCTCGTAACGCTGACGAAGCGCTGCACATCGGTGTCGAACTGTTCAACGATCTGGCGCATCACGACCGCATCAAGATCGCCATGGGCCCGCACGCGCCGTACACGGTCAGCGATGAAAACCTGGAGAAGATCCGCGTCATTGCCGACGAGCTCGACGCGATGATTCACATGCATGTCCACGAAACCGCCTTTGAAGTGCATGAAGCGGTCCAACAGCGCCAGGAACGCCCGCTGGCCCGCCTGCAACGCCTGGGCCTGCTGGGCCCACGCTTCCAGGCGGTGCACATGACCCAGATCAGCGATGAAGACCTGGCCATGCTGGTCGAAAGCAACTCCAGCGTGATCCACTGCCCCGAGTCGAACCTGAAACTGGCCAGCGGCTTCTGCCCGGTCGAGCGCCTGTGGCAGGCCGGCGTCAATGTCGCGGTCGGAACCGACGGTGCGGCGAGCAATAATGACCTGGACTTGCTGGGCGAAACCCGTACCGCCGCATTGCTGGCCAAAGCGGTCGCCGGCTCGGCGACCGCGCTGGACGCCCACCGCGCCTTGCGCATGGCAACACTGAACGGCGCGCGCGCCATGGGCATCGAAGGCATCACCGGGTCGCTGGAGATCGGCAAAGCTGCCGACATGGTTGCCTTCGACCTGTCGGGTCTGGCGCAACAGCCGATTTACGATCCCGTCTCGCAGCTTATTTATGCCAGCGGCCGCGACTGCGTCAGCCACGTATGGGTCGCGGGCAAACAATTACTTCAGGACAAACGTCTGACACGCATGGACGAAGAAGCGCTGACCCGAACGGCCAGGGCATGGGGCAATCGCATCGCCGCCGCAGACTGA
- a CDS encoding TenA family transcriptional regulator: protein MIDMFIRTGPLMDASSYPAWAQQLIKDCSEAKARVVGHELYQRMRDGRLSSRTMRQYLIGGWPVVEQFAVYMAHNLTKTRFARHPGEDMARRWLMRNIRVELNHADYWVNWSAAHGVTLEDLQAQRVPSELHALNHWCWHSCSSEPLVVAIAATNYAIEGATGEWSAVVCSQETYADMFPPDLRKRAMKWLKMHAQYDDSHPWEALEIICTLAGNNPSEQLQADLRMAVCKSYEYMYLFLERCMVLEQPQEANAPMRERRFAVRA, encoded by the coding sequence GTGATCGATATGTTCATAAGAACCGGTCCGCTGATGGATGCCAGCAGTTACCCCGCTTGGGCGCAGCAGTTGATCAAGGATTGCAGCGAAGCCAAGGCACGCGTGGTAGGGCATGAACTTTATCAACGTATGAGAGATGGGCGGCTCAGTTCGAGAACCATGCGCCAGTACCTGATTGGTGGATGGCCTGTTGTTGAACAGTTTGCGGTCTACATGGCGCATAACCTGACCAAAACCCGTTTTGCCCGTCATCCGGGCGAAGACATGGCGCGTCGCTGGCTGATGCGCAATATTCGGGTGGAGCTCAATCATGCCGATTACTGGGTGAACTGGAGCGCGGCCCACGGGGTCACGCTGGAGGACCTGCAAGCGCAACGCGTTCCGTCAGAGTTGCACGCACTCAATCACTGGTGCTGGCACAGCTGTTCATCGGAGCCGTTGGTTGTCGCGATCGCAGCCACTAACTACGCCATTGAAGGCGCGACCGGCGAATGGTCTGCTGTCGTATGTTCGCAAGAGACATACGCAGATATGTTCCCGCCGGATCTGCGAAAGCGCGCCATGAAGTGGTTGAAGATGCATGCGCAGTACGACGACTCCCACCCTTGGGAAGCCCTGGAGATCATCTGCACGCTGGCCGGTAACAATCCCAGCGAGCAGTTGCAGGCGGACCTGAGAATGGCAGTGTGCAAGAGTTACGAGTACATGTACCTGTTTCTGGAACGGTGCATGGTCCTGGAGCAGCCGCAGGAGGCAAACGCGCCGATGCGCGAGCGCCGGTTTGCGGTTCGCGCCTGA
- the mtnA gene encoding S-methyl-5-thioribose-1-phosphate isomerase: MRDRLLAAEKVKAIDWRDGTLYLLDQRILPFEETWHPYQSAAGVADAIRTMVVRGAPAIGISAAYGIVLAVVDRYEAGGDWQMALEEDFDLLANSRPTAVNLFWALNRMRERLYRLKDHEDPRKVMEAEAVAIHLSDREANLTMAQLGAELIRKHQGNLQTVLTHCNTGALATGGFGTALGVIRAAYIEGMIERVYADETRPWLQGSRLTAWELVNEGIPVTLNADSAAAHLMKTKGITWVIVGADRITANGDVANKIGTYQLAVAAMHHGVRFMVVAPSSTIDMNLASGEDIPIEERDGKELLEVGGQRVGAEVDAFNPVFDVTPADLIDAIVTEKGIVERPDTVKMAQLMCRKRLH, encoded by the coding sequence ATGCGCGATCGATTACTGGCTGCGGAGAAGGTGAAGGCCATCGATTGGCGGGACGGCACGTTGTATCTGCTGGATCAGCGAATCCTGCCGTTCGAAGAAACCTGGCATCCCTATCAGTCTGCTGCCGGCGTGGCCGACGCCATTCGCACGATGGTCGTGCGTGGCGCGCCCGCCATCGGTATCAGTGCGGCGTACGGCATTGTGCTCGCGGTGGTTGACCGTTATGAGGCCGGCGGCGACTGGCAGATGGCCCTTGAAGAAGACTTCGACCTTCTGGCCAACTCCCGCCCGACGGCGGTTAACCTGTTCTGGGCGCTGAACCGCATGCGCGAGCGCCTGTATCGCCTCAAGGATCACGAAGATCCGCGCAAGGTCATGGAAGCCGAAGCCGTCGCCATTCACCTCAGCGACCGCGAAGCCAACCTGACCATGGCACAACTGGGCGCCGAACTGATCCGCAAGCATCAGGGCAATCTGCAGACCGTTCTGACCCACTGCAACACCGGCGCACTGGCGACGGGCGGATTTGGCACGGCGCTGGGGGTGATTCGCGCCGCCTATATAGAAGGCATGATCGAGCGCGTCTACGCCGACGAAACCCGCCCTTGGCTGCAAGGCTCGCGACTCACAGCGTGGGAACTGGTCAACGAAGGCATTCCGGTCACGCTGAATGCGGACTCCGCCGCCGCGCACCTGATGAAGACCAAAGGCATCACCTGGGTCATCGTCGGGGCTGATCGCATCACGGCGAATGGTGATGTCGCCAACAAGATCGGCACCTATCAGCTGGCGGTCGCTGCCATGCACCATGGCGTGCGCTTCATGGTCGTGGCGCCCAGCTCGACCATCGACATGAACCTGGCCAGCGGTGAAGACATCCCCATCGAAGAACGTGATGGCAAAGAGCTTCTTGAAGTCGGTGGCCAGCGCGTTGGCGCCGAGGTCGATGCCTTCAACCCGGTCTTCGACGTGACGCCTGCCGACCTGATCGACGCCATCGTGACTGAAAAAGGCATCGTCGAACGCCCTGATACGGTGAAAATGGCGCAACTCATGTGCCGTAAGCGCCTGCATTGA
- the serC gene encoding 3-phosphoserine/phosphohydroxythreonine transaminase translates to MSKRAFNFCAGPAALPDAVLLRAQAEMLDWHGKGLSVMEMSHRSEDYTAVAEKAEQDLRELLSVPSNYKILFLQGGASQQFAEIPLNLLPENGTADYIETGIWSKKAIEEARRFGNVNVAASAKPLDYLAIPGQNDWNLSKNAAYVHYASNETIGGLQFDWVPETGDVPLVVDMSSDILSRPIDVSQFGLIYAGAQKNIGPSGLVVVIVREDLLGRARSSCPTMLDYKVSADNGSMYNTPATYSWYLSGLVFEWLKEQGGVEAMEKRNRAKKERLYGFIDNSDFYTNPISHNARSWMNVPFRLADERLDKAFLAGADERALLNLKGHRSVGGMRASIYNALGLDAVEALVAYMAEFEKEHG, encoded by the coding sequence ATGAGCAAGCGAGCCTTTAACTTCTGCGCCGGCCCTGCCGCGCTTCCTGATGCTGTTCTGTTGCGCGCCCAGGCCGAGATGCTGGACTGGCACGGCAAGGGCTTGTCAGTGATGGAGATGAGTCATCGCAGCGAGGATTACACCGCCGTCGCCGAGAAAGCCGAGCAGGATCTGCGCGAGCTGCTGTCCGTTCCCTCCAACTACAAGATTCTGTTCCTGCAAGGTGGCGCCAGCCAGCAGTTTGCAGAGATCCCGCTTAACCTGTTGCCGGAAAACGGCACGGCCGACTACATCGAGACCGGTATCTGGTCGAAGAAGGCCATCGAGGAAGCGCGTCGCTTTGGCAACGTCAACGTCGCCGCGAGCGCCAAACCCCTCGACTACCTGGCCATTCCTGGTCAGAACGACTGGAACCTCAGCAAAAACGCCGCCTACGTTCACTACGCGTCTAACGAAACCATCGGTGGTCTGCAGTTCGACTGGGTGCCGGAGACCGGTGACGTGCCGCTCGTGGTCGACATGTCTTCCGACATTCTGTCGCGTCCGATCGACGTCTCGCAGTTCGGCCTGATCTACGCAGGCGCGCAGAAAAACATCGGCCCAAGCGGCCTGGTGGTGGTGATCGTTCGTGAAGACCTGCTCGGCCGCGCTCGCAGCAGCTGCCCGACCATGCTCGACTACAAGGTCTCGGCCGATAACGGTTCGATGTACAACACCCCGGCGACCTATTCCTGGTACCTCTCGGGCCTCGTGTTCGAATGGCTCAAGGAGCAGGGCGGTGTCGAGGCCATGGAGAAGCGGAACCGCGCCAAGAAAGAGCGCCTCTACGGCTTCATCGACAACAGCGATTTCTACACCAACCCGATCAGCCACAACGCCCGTTCGTGGATGAACGTGCCGTTCCGCCTGGCCGACGAGCGTCTGGACAAAGCGTTCCTGGCCGGTGCCGATGAGCGTGCGTTGCTCAACCTCAAAGGCCACCGTTCGGTGGGCGGCATGCGCGCCTCGATCTACAACGCGTTGGGTCTGGACGCCGTCGAAGCGCTGGTGGCCTACATGGCCGAATTCGAGAAGGAACACGGCTAA
- the gyrA gene encoding DNA gyrase subunit A, with amino-acid sequence MGELAKEILPVNIEDELKQSYLDYAMSVIVGRALPDARDGLKPVHRRVLFAMSELGNDWNKPYKKSARVVGDVIGKYHPHGDTAVYDTIVRMAQPFSLRYLLVDGQGNFGSVDGDNAAAMRYTEVRMTKLAHELLADLHKETVDWVPNYDGTEQIPAVMPTRIPNLLVNGSSGIAVGMATNIPPHNLGEVIDGCLALIDNSDLTVDELMQYIPGPDFPTAAIINGRAGIVEAYKTGRGRIYMRARSIVEDIDKVGGRQQIVITELPYQLNKARLIEKIAELVKEKKLEGITELRDESDKDGMRVVIELRRGEVPEVILNNLYAQTQLQSVFGINIVALIDGRPRILNLKDLLEAFIRHRREVVTRRTVFELRKARERGHILEGQAVALSNIDPVIALIKASPTPAEAKEGLINTPWESSAVVEMVERAGAESSRPENLDPQYGLRDGKYFLSPEQAQAILELRLHRLTGLEHEKLLTEYQEILTQIGELIRILNSSVRLMEVIREELELIRAEYGDVRRTEILDARLDLTLGDMIPEEERVVTISHGGYAKTQPLAVYQAQRRGGKGKSATGVKDEDYIAHLLVANSHTTLLMFSSKGKVYWLKTYEIPEASRAARGRPLVNLLPLSEGEYITTMLPVDLEAMRKQADEEEAEGVESDVEDIENANETEEERKARIKAADKKKAPFIFMSTANGTVKKTPLVAFSRQRSVGLIALELDEGDILISAAITDGEQEIMLFSDGGKVTRFKESEVRAMGRTARGVRGMRLPEGQKLISMLIPEEGSEILTASERGYGKRTAITEFPEYKRGGQGVIAMVSNERNGRLVGAVQVQDGEEIMLISDQGTLVRTRVDEVSSLGRNTQGVTLIKLAKDEKLVGLERVQEPSEVEGEELEGEAFDGEEVEGEVANLSDADESPSDLQADGADEEESQD; translated from the coding sequence ATGGGCGAACTGGCCAAAGAAATCCTCCCGGTCAATATCGAAGACGAGCTGAAGCAGTCCTACCTCGACTACGCGATGAGCGTCATCGTCGGACGAGCTCTGCCCGATGCGCGCGACGGCTTGAAGCCCGTGCACCGGCGTGTACTGTTCGCAATGAGCGAACTGGGTAACGACTGGAACAAGCCGTACAAGAAATCCGCTCGTGTGGTCGGTGACGTTATCGGTAAGTACCACCCGCACGGCGACACGGCTGTCTACGACACCATCGTACGTATGGCTCAACCCTTCTCCCTGCGCTACCTGCTGGTAGATGGCCAGGGTAACTTCGGTTCGGTGGACGGCGACAACGCCGCGGCCATGCGATACACCGAAGTGCGCATGACCAAGCTGGCCCACGAACTGCTCGCGGACCTGCACAAAGAGACCGTGGACTGGGTCCCGAACTACGACGGCACCGAGCAGATCCCGGCGGTCATGCCGACCCGTATCCCGAACCTGCTGGTCAACGGTTCCAGCGGTATCGCCGTGGGCATGGCGACCAACATCCCGCCGCACAACCTCGGTGAAGTCATCGACGGTTGCCTGGCCCTCATCGACAACAGCGACCTGACCGTCGACGAGTTGATGCAGTACATCCCTGGCCCCGACTTCCCGACAGCCGCGATCATCAACGGTCGCGCCGGTATCGTCGAAGCCTACAAGACCGGCCGTGGCCGCATTTACATGCGCGCACGTTCCATTGTCGAAGACATCGACAAGGTAGGTGGCCGTCAGCAGATCGTCATCACCGAGCTGCCGTACCAGTTGAACAAGGCGCGTCTGATCGAGAAGATCGCCGAGCTGGTCAAAGAGAAGAAGCTGGAAGGCATCACCGAACTGCGCGACGAGTCCGACAAGGACGGTATGCGCGTGGTCATCGAGCTGCGTCGCGGCGAAGTCCCTGAGGTCATCCTCAACAACCTGTACGCCCAGACCCAGCTGCAAAGCGTTTTCGGCATCAACATCGTTGCGCTGATCGACGGCCGCCCGCGGATCCTCAACCTCAAGGACCTGCTGGAAGCCTTCATTCGCCACCGTCGCGAAGTCGTCACCCGCCGTACCGTGTTCGAACTGCGCAAGGCGCGCGAGCGCGGCCACATTCTGGAAGGTCAGGCGGTCGCCCTGTCGAACATCGACCCGGTCATCGCGCTGATCAAAGCGTCGCCGACACCGGCCGAAGCGAAAGAAGGCCTGATCAACACGCCGTGGGAATCGAGTGCCGTGGTCGAGATGGTAGAGCGCGCAGGCGCCGAGTCGTCCCGTCCGGAAAACCTCGATCCGCAATACGGTCTGCGTGATGGCAAGTATTTCCTGTCGCCGGAACAGGCTCAGGCGATCCTTGAACTGCGTCTGCACCGCCTGACCGGTCTGGAACACGAAAAGCTGCTGACCGAGTATCAGGAAATCCTGACCCAGATCGGCGAGCTGATCCGCATCCTCAACAGCTCCGTGCGCCTGATGGAAGTCATCCGCGAAGAGCTGGAACTGATTCGTGCCGAATACGGCGACGTGCGCCGCACCGAGATTCTCGATGCGCGTCTGGACCTGACCCTGGGTGACATGATCCCGGAAGAAGAGCGCGTCGTGACCATCTCCCACGGTGGTTATGCCAAGACCCAGCCGCTGGCCGTGTATCAGGCTCAGCGTCGCGGTGGTAAAGGCAAGTCGGCGACAGGCGTCAAGGACGAGGACTACATCGCTCACCTGCTGGTCGCCAACAGCCACACCACGCTGCTGATGTTCTCCAGCAAGGGCAAGGTGTACTGGCTCAAGACCTACGAGATTCCGGAAGCGTCCCGCGCGGCCCGTGGTCGTCCGCTGGTCAACCTGTTGCCGTTGAGCGAAGGCGAATACATCACCACCATGCTGCCGGTCGACCTGGAAGCCATGCGCAAGCAGGCAGACGAGGAAGAGGCTGAAGGTGTCGAGTCCGATGTCGAAGACATCGAGAACGCCAACGAAACCGAAGAAGAGCGCAAAGCGCGTATCAAGGCTGCAGACAAGAAGAAGGCGCCGTTCATCTTCATGTCGACCGCCAACGGTACCGTCAAGAAGACCCCGCTCGTGGCCTTCAGCCGTCAGCGCAGCGTCGGTCTGATCGCGCTGGAGCTGGACGAAGGCGACATCCTGATTTCCGCCGCGATCACCGATGGCGAGCAGGAAATCATGCTGTTCTCCGATGGCGGCAAAGTCACCCGCTTCAAGGAATCCGAAGTCCGCGCCATGGGCCGTACCGCTCGCGGTGTGCGTGGCATGCGTCTGCCAGAAGGGCAGAAGCTGATCTCCATGCTGATTCCGGAAGAAGGCAGCGAGATTCTCACCGCTTCCGAGCGCGGTTACGGCAAGCGCACCGCGATCACCGAGTTCCCTGAGTACAAACGTGGCGGTCAGGGCGTGATCGCCATGGTCAGCAACGAGCGCAACGGCCGCCTGGTCGGCGCCGTTCAGGTGCAGGACGGTGAAGAGATCATGCTGATCTCCGACCAGGGCACGCTGGTTCGTACCCGTGTCGACGAAGTGTCGAGTCTGGGCCGTAACACCCAGGGTGTGACCCTGATCAAGCTGGCCAAGGACGAGAAACTGGTCGGTCTTGAACGCGTTCAGGAGCCTTCGGAAGTGGAAGGCGAAGAGCTGGAAGGCGAGGCGTTCGACGGTGAAGAGGTGGAGGGCGAGGTTGCAAACCTCTCCGATGCCGACGAATCCCCGAGCGACCTGCAGGCTGACGGCGCTGACGAAGAAGAATCGCAGGACTGA
- a CDS encoding GGDEF domain-containing protein: MSFPTSTNAIDFDSARLQRFGFAPAHGFAHQPLDYEQLQRRLELQLQTSLEADKILAMFFQSVQQFIPLKALNYKHVGTDLRLEFGERSRHNASYCITHDGEQMGELAFQRDRRFAEQELTQLEALLATLLYPLRNALLYRNANLSALRDPLTGAGNRIAMEQSLTREAEIARRQQQPLSVLMLDIDHFKGINDTHGHATGDVVLRGVVDAIKDRLRNIDQVFRFGGEEFLIVLTNTGRESAALVGERLRNAALQLTYPVNGRPVELTVSLGCSTLLPGESPDSLLRRADTALYAAKRQGRNRLEMAG, from the coding sequence ATGAGTTTTCCGACAAGTACCAACGCCATTGATTTTGACAGCGCGAGGCTTCAACGCTTTGGCTTCGCGCCTGCGCACGGGTTCGCGCATCAACCACTGGACTATGAACAGCTGCAGCGCAGGCTTGAATTGCAACTGCAAACCAGCCTGGAAGCGGACAAGATTCTGGCGATGTTCTTTCAGAGCGTGCAGCAGTTCATTCCTCTTAAGGCGCTGAACTACAAGCACGTGGGAACAGACTTGCGTCTGGAATTTGGGGAGCGTTCGCGGCATAACGCCAGCTACTGCATCACCCATGACGGCGAACAGATGGGGGAACTGGCGTTTCAACGAGACAGACGCTTCGCCGAGCAAGAACTGACGCAGCTGGAAGCCCTGCTCGCGACCCTGCTCTACCCGCTGCGTAACGCTCTGCTGTACCGCAACGCGAACCTGAGCGCCCTGCGTGATCCATTGACCGGCGCGGGCAATCGCATTGCCATGGAACAGTCGCTGACGCGGGAAGCTGAAATTGCCCGACGCCAACAGCAGCCTCTGTCGGTGCTGATGCTGGATATCGACCATTTCAAAGGGATCAACGATACCCACGGGCATGCCACGGGCGATGTTGTGCTGAGGGGCGTTGTGGACGCGATCAAGGATCGTCTGCGCAACATCGATCAGGTGTTCAGGTTTGGCGGGGAGGAGTTTTTGATCGTGCTGACCAATACCGGTCGTGAGTCAGCTGCGCTGGTAGGCGAACGCCTGCGCAACGCCGCACTGCAACTCACGTATCCGGTCAATGGAAGGCCGGTGGAACTGACGGTCAGCCTGGGCTGCTCGACGCTGCTGCCGGGGGAATCCCCCGACAGCTTGTTGCGCCGCGCCGACACCGCCCTGTATGCCGCCAAACGTCAGGGCCGTAACCGGCTGGAAATGGCAGGTTAA
- a CDS encoding YciK family oxidoreductase, which yields MFNYSARPELLKDRVILVTGAGRGIGAAAAKTYAAHGATVLLLGKTESNLTAVYDEIEAAGHPQPVVIPFNLETALPHQYDELAAMIEAEFGRLDGLLHNASIIGPRTPIEQLSGEHFMRVMHINVNATFMLTATLLPLLKLSQDASVVFTSSSVGRKGRAYWGAYGVSKFATEGLMQTLADEVDGVASVRANSINPGATRTDMRAQAYPAENPLNNPTPEEIMPVYLYLMGPDSTGINGQAFDAQKK from the coding sequence ATGTTCAACTACTCTGCCCGCCCCGAACTGCTCAAGGACCGCGTCATTCTGGTCACCGGCGCTGGCCGCGGAATTGGCGCTGCGGCCGCGAAAACCTATGCGGCCCACGGCGCGACCGTTCTGCTGCTGGGCAAGACAGAATCGAACCTCACGGCGGTCTACGACGAGATCGAAGCTGCAGGTCATCCACAGCCTGTCGTCATACCCTTCAATCTGGAAACCGCCCTGCCCCATCAGTACGACGAACTGGCGGCCATGATCGAGGCCGAGTTCGGGCGCCTCGACGGCTTGTTGCACAACGCGTCGATCATCGGCCCGCGTACGCCGATCGAGCAGTTGTCCGGCGAGCACTTCATGCGCGTGATGCACATCAACGTCAACGCGACGTTCATGCTCACCGCCACTCTCTTGCCGCTGCTGAAGCTGTCGCAAGACGCCTCGGTGGTCTTCACCTCCAGCAGCGTGGGGCGCAAAGGCCGTGCGTACTGGGGCGCTTATGGCGTGTCCAAGTTCGCCACTGAAGGCCTAATGCAAACGCTGGCCGACGAGGTCGACGGCGTCGCATCGGTTCGCGCCAACAGCATCAACCCCGGCGCCACCCGCACCGACATGCGCGCCCAGGCGTACCCGGCAGAGAACCCGCTGAACAACCCGACACCTGAAGAGATCATGCCGGTCTACCTTTACCTGATGGGCCCGGACAGCACCGGCATCAACGGCCAGGCGTTCGACGCGCAGAAGAAATGA